The following is a genomic window from Kineosporiaceae bacterium.
CTGCAGGCCCGCTACCGGCGCGCGATCACCCGCCAGTACCTGCGACTGCCGCTGTCCTGGCATCACCGCCACCCCGCCGGGCAGTTGCTCTCGACGGCGAACGCGGACGTCGAGGCGACCTGGCAGGTGTTCGCCCCGCTGCCGATGTCGCTCGGCGTGGCCGTGATGTTGATCGTCGGGGCGGTGGCGATGATCGCCGCCGACCCGGTGCTGGCCCTGATCGGCTTGGCCGTGCTGCCCGCCCTGATGATCGCGAACACCATCTTCCAGCGGCACATGTCACCGTTGGTGATGCGGGCGCAGGCCTTGCGCGGTGACGTCTCTGCCGTGGCCCACGAGAGCTTCGACGGCGCGCTGAGCGTCAAGGCGCTGGGTCGCGAGGGTGCCGAAACCGCTCGCTTCGCCGAGGTCGCCCACCGGCTGAGGGACGCGAACGTCGCCGTCGGGCGCACCCGGGGCCTGTTCGACCCGCTGATCGAGTCCCTGCCGACCATCGGCACCCTCGCCGTGTTGGTGTTGGGCGCGGCACGGGTGGCCTCGGGTGACGCCCAGACCGGGGACGTCGTCCAGGTCGCCTATCTGCTGGCGCTGATCTCGTGGCCGGTGCGTTCGCTGGGTTGGGTGCTCGGTGAACTGCCACGCACCGTGGTCGGCTGGCGGCGCACCAGCGCCGTGCTACAGGCCGGGGGCTCGATGGCCTACGGGGAGGCCGAGCCGGTCATCGACGGGCCGGCCGACCTGGCGACCCACCAGGTGGGGTATGCCTACCTGGGCACCACGGACGACGGCGCCGACGAGCTGTTCCCGGTGCTGCACGGCGTCGACCTCGAGGTGCAGCCCGGCTCGACCGTGGCCGTCGTCGGGCCGACCGGGTCGGGCAAGTCCACCCTGGCCTCGGTGCTGGTCCGACTGGTCGATGCCCGCGAGGGTCGGGTGCTGCTGGACGGTCAGGATGTCCGGTCCGTGCGCCGCGGTGGGGTGGCCGCGACAGCGGCCCTGGTCGGGCAGAACGCCTTCGTGTTCGACGACACCGTGCGCGGCAACGTCACCCTGGGCGCCGACCTGCCGGACGAGCAGGTGTGGCGCGCGCTCGAGACGGCCGCCGTCGCGGACACCGTCCGGGCCTTGCCCGACGGGCTCGACACGCGCCTCGGCGAGCGCGGTACCTCGCTGTCCGGCGGCCAGCGGCAACGGATCTCACTCGCCCGGGCGCTGGTGCGCTCGCCCCGCCTGCTGGTGCTGGACGACGCCACCTCGGCGGTCGATCCCCGCATCGAGGCGGCCATCCTCAACGGGC
Proteins encoded in this region:
- a CDS encoding ABC transporter ATP-binding protein — translated: MVRAGLAVVWRGIRDEPGIFALSVIGSAAYGIGTAGSGWLLGRVTESVLAPAFTHGSVPPAQLWGAVAALAAVALFTAIGVVLRRAAAGITMYRLQARYRRAITRQYLRLPLSWHHRHPAGQLLSTANADVEATWQVFAPLPMSLGVAVMLIVGAVAMIAADPVLALIGLAVLPALMIANTIFQRHMSPLVMRAQALRGDVSAVAHESFDGALSVKALGREGAETARFAEVAHRLRDANVAVGRTRGLFDPLIESLPTIGTLAVLVLGAARVASGDAQTGDVVQVAYLLALISWPVRSLGWVLGELPRTVVGWRRTSAVLQAGGSMAYGEAEPVIDGPADLATHQVGYAYLGTTDDGADELFPVLHGVDLEVQPGSTVAVVGPTGSGKSTLASVLVRLVDAREGRVLLDGQDVRSVRRGGVAATAALVGQNAFVFDDTVRGNVTLGADLPDEQVWRALETAAVADTVRALPDGLDTRLGERGTSLSGGQRQRISLARALVRSPRLLVLDDATSAVDPRIEAAILNGLRAGAAGEVTVIVIAYRMATITLADEVIYLEHGRVLGRGGHTELMARLPGYRALVTAYERDAADRARVRADEAS